A window from Limanda limanda chromosome 14, fLimLim1.1, whole genome shotgun sequence encodes these proteins:
- the ube2g1a gene encoding ubiquitin-conjugating enzyme E2 G1a, with amino-acid sequence MTEPQSVLLLRRQLAELNKNPVEGFSAGLIEDSDLYRWEVLIIGPPDTLYEGGVFKAHLTFPKDYPLRPPKMKFITDIWHPNVDKNGDVCISILHEPGEDKYGYEKPEERWLPIHTVETIMISVISMLADPNGDSPANVDAAKEWREDRHGAFKRKVARCVRKSQETAFE; translated from the exons ATGACCGAGCCCCAGTCCGTGCTGTTACTCAGGAGACAGCTTGCAG AGCTGAACAAAAACCCAGTGGAGGGATTCTCAGCAGGCCTGATTGAGGATAGTGATCTCTACAGATGGGAAGTCCTTATCATTGGTCCTCCAGATACACTGTA TGAAGGCGGTGTGTTTAAAGCACACCTGACATTTCCCAAAGATTACCCCCTCAGGCCACCTAAAATGAAATTTATCACAGATATTTGGCACCCTAATG ttGACAAAAATGGAGATGTATGTATTTCTATTTTGCACGAACCTGGGGAGGACAAGTACGGCTATGAGAAACCAGAGGAGCGCTGGCTGCCTATCCACACAGTGGAAACCATCATGATTAGTGTTATCTCTATGCTGGCAGACCCGAATGGTGACTCACCAGCAAATGTGGATGCTGCA aaAGAGTGGCGGGAGGACAGACACGGCGCATTTAAAAGGAAAGTTGCCCGTTGTGTACGAAAAAGCCAAGAGACTGCGTTTGAGTGA